One genomic segment of Amycolatopsis sp. Hca4 includes these proteins:
- a CDS encoding S9 family peptidase: MKFLFDDESFSFEALRAAGYTAHAGADLGEVLVTCRNIPEGDEAAWSAQWAATAARVEGIGREALAAGHTVSAREALLRASNYYRVADFYLRTDGVHEEESARLDKASRQTFADAAPLLDTPARTLEIPYEDTTLPAYLFVVDDSGSPRPTVIFHGGIDSTLEEYYVASAVGALRRGYNVLVFDGPGQGAPLRHQGLYFRPDWEAVVTPAVDLARSLPEVDKDKIVLIGMSLGGYLAGRAAAFEHRIAACVLYDGVYDLYEPFAAVAERAASTPGGLDTAIEQNTMARWVVRTGMWSFGMSTFEEVVEATKAYTMAGITDRITCPTLVLDAEDDQFFRGQPQRVFDELTCEKKLIFFSEDEGAGEHCQEGALFLFNQRTFDWLDTVLAR; this comes from the coding sequence ATGAAGTTCCTCTTCGACGACGAGTCCTTCTCCTTCGAGGCCCTGCGCGCCGCGGGCTACACCGCCCACGCCGGCGCCGACCTCGGCGAAGTCCTGGTCACCTGCCGAAACATCCCCGAAGGCGACGAAGCCGCCTGGTCGGCCCAGTGGGCCGCGACCGCCGCCCGCGTCGAGGGCATCGGCCGCGAAGCCCTGGCCGCCGGGCACACGGTCAGCGCGCGGGAAGCGCTGCTGCGGGCGTCCAACTACTACCGCGTCGCCGACTTCTACCTCCGCACCGACGGCGTCCACGAGGAGGAGTCGGCTCGGCTGGACAAGGCGTCCCGGCAGACCTTCGCCGACGCCGCCCCGCTGCTGGACACCCCCGCTCGTACCTTGGAGATCCCATACGAGGACACCACCCTGCCCGCGTACCTGTTCGTCGTCGACGACTCGGGCAGCCCGCGGCCGACTGTGATCTTCCACGGCGGGATCGACTCCACCCTCGAGGAGTACTACGTGGCGAGCGCGGTGGGCGCGCTGCGGCGCGGCTACAACGTCCTCGTCTTCGACGGCCCCGGCCAGGGCGCCCCGCTGCGCCACCAGGGCCTGTACTTCCGCCCCGACTGGGAAGCCGTGGTCACCCCGGCCGTCGATCTCGCCCGGTCGCTGCCCGAAGTGGACAAGGACAAGATCGTGCTGATCGGCATGAGCCTGGGCGGCTACCTCGCCGGACGCGCGGCCGCCTTCGAGCACCGCATCGCCGCGTGCGTGCTCTACGACGGCGTCTACGACCTGTACGAGCCCTTCGCCGCCGTCGCCGAGCGGGCCGCCTCGACTCCGGGTGGTCTCGATACGGCGATCGAGCAGAACACCATGGCGCGCTGGGTGGTGCGCACCGGTATGTGGTCCTTCGGGATGTCCACCTTCGAGGAGGTGGTCGAGGCGACCAAGGCCTACACCATGGCCGGCATCACCGACCGCATCACCTGCCCCACCCTGGTCCTCGACGCTGAAGACGACCAGTTCTTCCGCGGTCAGCCCCAGCGCGTGTTCGACGAACTGACCTGCGAGAAGAAGCTGATCTTTTTCAGCGAGGACGAGGGCGCCGGCGAGCACTGCCAGGAAGGCGCGCTGTTCCTCTTCAACCAGCGCACCTTCGACTGGCTGGACACCGTCCTCGCGCGCTGA
- a CDS encoding WXG100 family type VII secretion target, with product MSAPTAPPTPAAPQPYPEESDGKIRRIAELLGRGDIIQLLNDVRNKLLGNAFQVQDMAMEFAKNHTLADAGDDIDNAVQAVAGTWSGRAAAQFNTYADHVGKALGDQQDVVGSMSGILSGIAGCVIATYSKAIEFIGTCAVELGKLGYKTIVAIATAAIPIVDVFTSKDVIDAVVDAFANLVTAINGLFAQAVTTLGDFRAQATAIVQGDTNFPDLPPMPTNSGMDNEKQWRIDPSAAPA from the coding sequence GTGAGCGCACCGACTGCCCCGCCGACACCCGCGGCGCCGCAGCCCTATCCCGAAGAATCCGACGGGAAGATCCGCAGGATCGCCGAGCTGCTCGGCCGCGGCGACATCATCCAGCTGCTCAACGACGTCCGCAACAAGCTGCTGGGCAACGCGTTCCAGGTGCAGGACATGGCCATGGAGTTCGCGAAGAACCACACCCTCGCCGACGCCGGCGACGACATCGACAACGCCGTCCAAGCGGTGGCCGGCACCTGGAGCGGGCGTGCCGCCGCCCAGTTCAACACCTACGCCGACCACGTCGGGAAAGCCCTCGGCGATCAGCAGGACGTCGTCGGCAGCATGTCCGGCATCCTCTCCGGGATCGCCGGCTGCGTGATCGCGACCTACAGCAAAGCCATCGAGTTCATCGGCACCTGCGCCGTCGAGCTCGGCAAGCTCGGCTACAAGACGATCGTCGCGATCGCGACCGCCGCGATTCCCATCGTCGACGTGTTCACCTCCAAGGACGTCATCGACGCCGTCGTGGACGCGTTCGCCAACCTCGTCACCGCCATCAACGGGCTGTTCGCCCAGGCTGTCACCACCCTGGGTGACTTCCGCGCGCAAGCCACCGCCATCGTGCAGGGCGACACCAACTTCCCCGACCTGCCCCCGATGCCCACCAACTCCGGAATGGACAACGAGAAACAATGGCGCATCGACCCCTCCGCAGCTCCCGCATGA
- a CDS encoding GNAT family N-acetyltransferase — protein MSQPVADGQVGGAVRSGARGEFGGLIPVRPTTGTLVVCLRGHRLELYGQLKPFSHRYRLHATLCEVRRAHEACEPGARRLAEWAHLDATSQHAADAAPGDGLVLVAHPPPAGTMAGRIELRLDGTEVGRVTVTTCTPCQAATLDYVHVGAEYRRLGFGRTLVAAAVARAPSYRWAAPLPDGPVAQSFRARIAMHRTAQPCIHTRETTGHR, from the coding sequence GTGAGTCAGCCCGTGGCCGACGGCCAGGTCGGTGGCGCGGTCCGGTCGGGGGCGCGCGGTGAGTTCGGCGGGCTGATCCCGGTCCGGCCGACGACCGGCACGCTCGTGGTCTGCCTGCGTGGTCATCGGCTCGAGCTCTACGGCCAGCTCAAGCCCTTCAGCCACCGCTACCGGCTGCACGCCACGCTGTGCGAGGTTCGCCGCGCCCACGAAGCCTGCGAACCCGGGGCCCGGCGCCTCGCGGAGTGGGCGCACCTCGACGCCACGAGCCAGCACGCCGCCGATGCGGCTCCGGGCGACGGGCTCGTCCTCGTCGCGCATCCGCCGCCCGCCGGGACGATGGCCGGCCGGATCGAGTTGCGCCTCGATGGCACCGAGGTGGGCAGGGTCACCGTGACCACCTGCACGCCGTGCCAGGCGGCCACTCTCGACTACGTTCACGTCGGGGCCGAGTACCGGCGCCTCGGCTTCGGCCGGACACTCGTCGCCGCGGCGGTGGCCCGGGCTCCGTCCTACCGGTGGGCCGCTCCGCTGCCGGATGGGCCGGTGGCGCAGTCCTTCCGCGCCCGGATCGCCATGCACCGCACCGCGCAACCCTGCATCCACACTCGGGAAACGACCGGCCACCGCTGA
- a CDS encoding TetR/AcrR family transcriptional regulator: MVDSTEGNRVSGGAVLRPRVTDAITDAAFAELAETGYARTSMDAVARRAGVGKAALYRRWRSKQAMLAELIRDKVADALPPTPDTGALRTDLRDLFATFRAQLTHPLITRIGAGLLAEAEHDATLAEVLQTGVAEPRRAAARAILCAAIDRGELPSGVELELGTDLLIAPLAFRALVLKRPIEDEYLDALTRAIEAALKGLAQR, encoded by the coding sequence ATGGTCGACAGCACTGAAGGAAACCGGGTGAGCGGCGGGGCCGTGTTGCGCCCGCGAGTGACGGACGCGATCACCGATGCGGCGTTCGCAGAGCTGGCCGAGACGGGGTACGCGCGCACGTCGATGGACGCGGTCGCCCGGCGTGCCGGGGTGGGCAAAGCGGCGCTGTACCGGCGGTGGCGGTCGAAGCAGGCGATGCTCGCCGAGCTGATCCGGGACAAGGTCGCCGACGCGCTGCCGCCCACCCCCGACACCGGCGCGCTGCGCACCGACCTGCGGGACCTGTTCGCGACCTTCCGCGCGCAGCTGACGCACCCGCTCATCACCCGGATCGGCGCCGGGCTGCTGGCCGAAGCCGAGCACGACGCGACGCTGGCCGAGGTGCTGCAGACCGGCGTGGCCGAGCCGCGCCGCGCGGCAGCCCGGGCGATCCTTTGCGCCGCGATCGACCGCGGCGAGCTCCCGTCCGGCGTGGAACTCGAGCTGGGCACCGACCTGCTGATCGCGCCACTGGCCTTCCGGGCGCTTGTGCTCAAGCGCCCGATCGAGGACGAGTACCTGGACGCGCTGACGCGCGCGATCGAGGCCGCCCTGAAAGGATTGGCGCAGCGGTAG
- a CDS encoding SDR family oxidoreductase: MHYSANKTAAAELVERIAEAGGYAIAVGGDVADEVAMAAAFDAVEDAFGGIDVLMHTAGIMRLKPIAERSQGMSTDSSPAISADAAGFSIAFRANTGTLHVASPSGVTDTGQGQAAGTSPAIAG, encoded by the coding sequence GTGCACTACTCGGCCAACAAGACCGCCGCCGCCGAGCTGGTCGAGCGCATCGCGGAGGCGGGCGGCTACGCGATCGCCGTCGGCGGAGACGTCGCCGACGAGGTGGCCATGGCCGCCGCCTTCGACGCGGTCGAGGACGCGTTCGGCGGCATCGACGTCCTCATGCACACCGCCGGCATCATGCGGCTCAAGCCGATCGCCGAGCGCAGTCAGGGTATGAGCACCGATTCAAGCCCGGCCATCTCGGCGGACGCGGCTGGCTTCTCCATCGCCTTCCGAGCGAACACCGGAACACTGCACGTCGCTTCGCCGAGCGGCGTCACCGACACCGGTCAAGGACAGGCCGCCGGCACCAGCCCCGCCATCGCCGGGTAG
- a CDS encoding helix-turn-helix transcriptional regulator — protein sequence MGFRFHFTVEDLARTRVDDRPYAMMELLAALRQLQSRAQPVRFGAWRSEVTARLPAQARMIVDLAPPSGSIPGFLFPPSAGEAHQLLDEARAISSREIRTALLCAAESRSVPGWVHRLVDDRQLRRQLFDTFALVYEQALAPYWPHVRTTVAIDRVLKGRDLLDGGADRVLSGLNPRYIRWNPPVLEVKTPIPLYTDIHLDGRGLLLVPSVFGAETHPLAISSPESQPLLTYPAQSGDGDAYPLLIQTDSPIAAGLTFARLAALLGRTRATVLCTIAEHPGCTTTELARRAGIAPASASEHATILREAGLTTTIRHRNLALHTLTGSGTSLLNPDTASATPSGFSREFLHETPTHAGLDNPASRT from the coding sequence GTGGGATTCCGGTTTCATTTCACGGTCGAGGACCTGGCACGCACACGCGTGGACGACCGGCCGTATGCGATGATGGAGTTGCTGGCCGCCCTTCGGCAGCTGCAATCTCGTGCTCAGCCCGTGCGGTTCGGGGCTTGGCGCAGCGAGGTAACGGCTCGGCTGCCGGCCCAAGCCCGGATGATCGTCGATCTCGCACCTCCTTCAGGATCGATACCCGGGTTCCTGTTCCCACCCTCGGCCGGCGAAGCGCACCAGCTGCTGGACGAGGCGCGGGCAATCTCGTCACGAGAGATCCGCACCGCGCTTCTGTGTGCCGCGGAGTCCCGTTCCGTTCCTGGCTGGGTGCACCGGCTTGTCGACGATCGGCAGCTGAGGCGCCAGCTCTTTGACACCTTCGCCCTTGTGTACGAGCAGGCCCTGGCCCCCTACTGGCCGCACGTGCGCACCACGGTTGCCATCGACCGGGTCCTCAAGGGCCGCGACTTGCTCGACGGCGGGGCCGACCGGGTGCTGTCCGGGCTCAACCCGCGCTACATCCGCTGGAACCCACCCGTTCTCGAGGTGAAGACACCGATCCCGCTCTACACCGATATCCACCTGGACGGCCGCGGCTTGCTGCTCGTTCCTTCAGTGTTCGGCGCCGAGACGCATCCGCTCGCCATCTCCTCCCCGGAATCACAGCCCCTGCTCACGTATCCCGCCCAATCCGGAGATGGCGACGCGTACCCTCTGCTCATCCAGACCGACTCGCCGATAGCGGCAGGCCTCACTTTCGCCCGCTTGGCCGCCCTACTCGGACGGACCCGTGCGACCGTCCTGTGCACCATCGCCGAGCATCCCGGATGCACCACAACCGAACTCGCCAGACGCGCCGGTATCGCCCCCGCCAGTGCCAGCGAACACGCCACCATCCTGCGCGAAGCTGGCCTGACCACCACAATCCGCCACCGCAATCTCGCCCTCCACACCCTCACCGGATCCGGAACATCGCTCCTTAATCCGGACACTGCCAGCGCGACACCGTCGGGATTCTCAAGAGAGTTCCTGCACGAGACACCGACTCACGCGGGCCTAGACAACCCGGCATCACGTACTTGA
- a CDS encoding pentapeptide repeat-containing protein codes for MKPKTRRVAVIVLGVSTVLLLLDAALRQLPDQQWWPGWAAIEAWLGRWWPLLLALVLAAATATLIRHGSPRPTVTPPMSIRWESEPGQPGLLPRATVTPDVTPPPRRWNWTAITSVVTAATALAALGFTAQSLSATRTQINLSEQGQITDRYTKAVDQLGAQGADHLQTRLGGIYALERLARDSPRDQATIIEILSAFIRSTLPTATGKPDGTTTCASSTNVQIDVRAALSVLGRRNHDNDADTIADLRGVCLTGTDLAYVNFGGANLFEADFTNANLIGAQLERANLYRTHFAGAQLDGAHLDHAYLASANLAGMRLIVTQLDGANLTNANLSHADLDGAGLAHADLSYANLTDARLFEANLSGAYLAYAQLGGTTLTEAHLSHADLAHARLNGTQATRADLADANLTDANLRHANLTDAHLTHANLSQADLDLADLTRADLTGALHDDRTFILGATTTGTVGAWF; via the coding sequence GTGAAACCGAAAACGCGGCGGGTAGCTGTGATCGTGTTGGGCGTCAGCACCGTCCTTCTCCTGTTGGATGCCGCGCTGAGGCAACTGCCGGACCAGCAATGGTGGCCGGGCTGGGCGGCGATCGAAGCCTGGCTGGGCCGGTGGTGGCCGCTGTTGCTCGCGCTGGTGCTGGCTGCCGCCACCGCCACGCTCATCAGGCACGGTTCCCCACGACCCACCGTCACCCCACCCATGTCGATCCGCTGGGAATCGGAACCGGGCCAGCCAGGTCTGCTGCCACGTGCAACGGTGACACCGGACGTGACGCCGCCGCCGCGGCGATGGAACTGGACAGCGATCACCTCGGTCGTGACCGCAGCCACCGCCCTGGCCGCTCTGGGATTCACTGCGCAGTCGCTGTCCGCGACCCGCACGCAGATCAACCTATCCGAACAAGGCCAGATCACCGACCGCTACACGAAGGCTGTCGACCAGCTCGGCGCCCAGGGGGCAGACCACCTCCAAACCCGCCTCGGCGGCATCTACGCCCTGGAACGCCTGGCCAGAGACTCACCCCGCGATCAAGCCACTATCATCGAGATCCTCAGTGCCTTCATCCGCAGCACGCTCCCGACCGCCACCGGAAAACCCGACGGCACCACCACCTGCGCCAGCAGCACGAACGTCCAGATCGATGTCAGAGCTGCCCTGTCGGTCCTCGGCCGACGCAACCACGACAACGACGCAGACACAATCGCCGACCTCCGCGGGGTCTGCCTCACCGGCACCGACCTTGCCTACGTGAACTTCGGTGGCGCGAATCTATTTGAAGCCGACTTCACCAACGCCAACCTCATCGGAGCGCAGCTCGAACGCGCGAACCTCTACCGCACGCACTTCGCCGGCGCGCAACTCGACGGCGCGCACCTCGATCACGCGTACCTTGCCAGCGCGAACCTTGCCGGCATGAGGCTCATCGTGACCCAACTTGACGGCGCGAACCTCACCAACGCCAATCTCTCCCACGCAGACCTCGACGGCGCGGGCCTCGCCCACGCCGACCTTTCCTACGCGAACCTCACCGACGCGAGACTGTTCGAGGCGAACCTGTCGGGCGCCTACCTCGCTTACGCCCAGCTCGGCGGCACGACCCTCACCGAGGCCCACCTCAGCCACGCGGACCTCGCCCACGCGCGTCTGAACGGGACGCAGGCCACTCGCGCTGACCTCGCCGACGCGAACCTCACGGACGCGAACCTCAGGCACGCGAACCTCACCGACGCGCACCTCACTCACGCGAATCTCTCCCAGGCAGACCTCGACTTGGCTGACCTCACGCGCGCTGACCTGACTGGCGCGTTGCATGACGACCGCACGTTCATACTCGGCGCTACGACGACTGGCACCGTAGGGGCCTGGTTTTGA
- a CDS encoding DUF3558 domain-containing protein — MSVLSGCGPSTPERVLTQPPAPAQTGAPLPLDQVDKPLDLAKFDTDPCSLLTKDQVAAVVADPPGDVSAFRKTTAPIYGCSWATPPGTNATASKPAKNPRTLTELAESPARKADLFEPWTETSIDGLPAIVYHQRGSTDDCSVAVQATDQQMLTFQITGNDLPHNYWAHDRCGGVAKMAEAVIGNLRQN; from the coding sequence GTGAGCGTGCTCAGCGGATGCGGCCCGTCGACTCCCGAGCGCGTGCTGACCCAGCCACCCGCCCCCGCGCAGACCGGCGCGCCGCTGCCCCTGGACCAGGTCGACAAGCCCCTCGACCTGGCCAAGTTCGACACCGACCCGTGCAGCCTGCTCACCAAAGACCAGGTAGCCGCCGTCGTCGCCGATCCACCCGGCGACGTGAGCGCGTTCCGGAAGACCACAGCGCCCATCTACGGCTGCTCCTGGGCCACACCCCCAGGCACGAACGCCACCGCCTCGAAACCAGCCAAAAACCCGCGCACCCTCACTGAGCTGGCGGAGTCGCCGGCACGGAAAGCCGACCTGTTCGAGCCGTGGACCGAAACCTCGATCGACGGCCTGCCCGCCATCGTCTACCACCAACGCGGCAGTACCGACGACTGCTCGGTAGCCGTCCAGGCCACCGACCAGCAGATGCTCACCTTCCAAATCACCGGCAATGACCTGCCCCACAACTACTGGGCCCACGACCGATGCGGCGGAGTAGCCAAAATGGCCGAAGCCGTCATCGGCAACCTCCGCCAAAACTAG
- a CDS encoding NucA/NucB deoxyribonuclease domain-containing protein — protein MVRPDGSPCTSPIPRSRNLPNSSGTRRTTSQKHTRALRGSTFQDSKGRRTLHRAYYDTKLRDANRRTSVASCVKNWGPDYTVRDDGRTNDCDEYPFATTYEGSFTVTDSMIRSYAVRPVLSGHNQLVGSRLSTFVAEDHLLDGDAYYVTAMP, from the coding sequence ATGGTGCGACCGGATGGTTCACCATGCACATCTCCGATCCCGAGATCTCGGAATCTGCCCAATTCATCTGGGACGCGCAGAACGACATCACAAAAACATACCCGGGCACTACGGGGAAGTACGTTCCAGGACAGCAAGGGAAGACGAACCCTCCACCGCGCGTACTACGACACCAAACTAAGGGATGCCAATCGTCGAACTTCTGTCGCCAGCTGCGTCAAAAACTGGGGCCCGGACTACACGGTCCGCGACGACGGCAGGACCAACGACTGCGACGAGTACCCGTTCGCGACGACGTATGAAGGCTCCTTCACGGTGACAGACAGCATGATTCGCAGCTACGCCGTGAGACCCGTGCTCAGCGGACACAACCAGCTGGTCGGCTCACGACTTTCCACTTTTGTCGCCGAGGACCACCTGCTTGACGGCGACGCGTACTACGTGACCGCCATGCCATAG
- a CDS encoding NACHT domain-containing protein, with the protein MGIVSGVVFCVALVAGLVLLLVEGGLDQGDKIASIVSMVIAGISLPITVYTVYLSARQERQATAAESLADRLDTFADILADAVRTQWESEEQVRRVHDPFPLPFRWSTADAELTDHWQNINGSPDDDTVLDLAGQGDSVVDLFRRIPSGRLVVLGEAGAGKTILTSRFALTLLDERDRGTTQPVPVIFSLGSWDPARASLRDWLIEQLITTYPVLGQPGGADESVAARLLAARRILPVLDGLDEVTESLRGEVVTRINAGVRLGDQYLLTSRPREFRDAVEASDVLRAAAAVRLEALTIDDLDRYLPLTTRKGRGTTTKWHPVLEHTRRSGVDSALFEVLSTPLMVALARTVFSDTDADPAALLAVDSPDSRTTREVLEDLLLAGFVPAVYSDQVRGARTDRVQRWLQFLAGQIHRRQTYDIAWWQLVLAVPRAVVGAVAGSVITAAAWLAAGYPGWAGRWPDPVPQRAWVIATLVAGLVTGIAGGAIVGQARGIRPAPARIRLQVLGRLGQIAGQLAVSLRGWRTIAWLAVWTVGGVLFGVAASVFGHTGNVVPVGLAAGLFAGVGMWFVVSFVRALGTPVDPTETTSPAELLRTDRRAALRQGLAVGLGGATVFWTMLGFAFEPAFGVPVSVVFAGGRWIPGFLIMVVAGLLIWMLFVTVWGPWLVARLWLSLTGRLPWRVMPFLADAHRRGVLRAAGGVYQFRHARLRDYLAGRGNRSTRPVSERRPA; encoded by the coding sequence GTGGGCATCGTCAGCGGTGTCGTGTTCTGCGTGGCGCTCGTTGCCGGTCTGGTGCTGTTGCTGGTCGAGGGCGGCCTGGATCAGGGTGACAAGATCGCCAGTATCGTCAGTATGGTGATCGCCGGGATCAGTCTGCCGATTACGGTCTATACCGTGTACTTGTCGGCCCGGCAGGAGCGGCAGGCGACCGCCGCGGAGAGCCTGGCCGATCGGCTCGACACGTTCGCGGACATCCTGGCCGACGCGGTGCGGACGCAGTGGGAGTCGGAGGAACAGGTCAGGCGCGTGCATGACCCGTTCCCGCTGCCGTTCCGGTGGAGCACCGCCGATGCCGAGCTGACCGATCACTGGCAGAACATCAACGGCAGCCCGGACGACGACACCGTCCTGGATCTGGCCGGCCAGGGCGACAGCGTCGTCGACCTCTTCCGCCGGATCCCGTCCGGAAGGCTCGTCGTGCTGGGGGAAGCGGGTGCGGGCAAGACGATTTTGACTTCCCGGTTCGCGCTGACCTTGCTGGACGAGCGCGACCGGGGGACCACGCAGCCCGTGCCGGTGATCTTCTCGCTCGGGTCGTGGGATCCGGCTCGCGCGTCCCTGCGTGACTGGCTCATCGAGCAGCTCATCACCACCTACCCCGTGCTCGGCCAGCCGGGCGGAGCGGACGAGAGCGTCGCTGCCCGGCTGCTCGCCGCGCGGCGGATCCTGCCGGTGCTCGACGGCCTCGACGAGGTCACCGAGAGCCTGCGCGGGGAAGTCGTCACCAGGATCAACGCGGGCGTGCGGCTGGGTGATCAGTACCTGCTGACCAGCCGGCCCCGTGAATTCCGCGATGCCGTCGAGGCATCGGACGTGCTGAGGGCGGCTGCGGCAGTGCGGCTCGAGGCGCTGACGATCGACGATCTCGACCGCTACCTGCCGCTGACGACCCGGAAGGGGCGCGGCACCACGACGAAGTGGCACCCGGTCCTGGAGCACACCCGGCGCTCCGGCGTCGACAGCGCGCTGTTCGAAGTGCTCTCGACACCGCTGATGGTTGCGCTGGCCCGGACGGTGTTCAGTGACACCGACGCGGATCCGGCGGCATTGCTTGCTGTGGACAGTCCGGATTCCCGGACCACACGCGAGGTGCTCGAAGATCTGCTGCTCGCCGGGTTCGTGCCCGCCGTGTACTCCGATCAGGTCAGGGGTGCCCGGACGGATCGGGTGCAGCGGTGGCTGCAGTTCCTGGCCGGGCAGATCCACCGCCGCCAGACCTACGACATCGCCTGGTGGCAGCTGGTGCTGGCCGTCCCCAGGGCCGTGGTGGGCGCCGTGGCCGGATCGGTGATCACGGCGGCGGCGTGGCTCGCCGCGGGCTACCCCGGCTGGGCCGGGCGTTGGCCCGACCCCGTTCCTCAGCGCGCGTGGGTGATCGCGACCTTGGTGGCCGGCCTGGTCACCGGCATCGCCGGAGGGGCCATCGTGGGCCAGGCCCGGGGTATCCGGCCTGCCCCGGCGCGCATCCGGCTGCAGGTCCTGGGCCGGCTCGGGCAGATCGCCGGACAGCTCGCGGTCAGCTTGCGGGGCTGGCGCACCATCGCGTGGCTGGCCGTGTGGACCGTCGGTGGTGTGCTGTTCGGCGTCGCGGCGTCGGTGTTCGGTCACACTGGCAACGTCGTTCCCGTCGGGCTCGCCGCTGGTCTGTTCGCGGGTGTCGGCATGTGGTTCGTGGTGTCTTTCGTCCGTGCTCTCGGGACTCCGGTCGATCCCACCGAGACCACCAGCCCGGCCGAGCTGCTGCGCACTGACCGGCGAGCCGCGCTGCGTCAGGGACTTGCCGTCGGCCTGGGTGGGGCAACGGTGTTCTGGACGATGCTGGGTTTCGCCTTCGAGCCTGCGTTCGGTGTTCCCGTTTCCGTGGTGTTCGCCGGCGGGCGCTGGATTCCCGGATTCCTGATCATGGTCGTGGCGGGGCTGCTGATCTGGATGCTGTTCGTCACGGTCTGGGGTCCTTGGCTGGTGGCGCGGTTGTGGCTGTCCCTGACCGGACGCTTGCCGTGGCGCGTGATGCCGTTCCTGGCCGATGCCCACCGGAGGGGGGTGCTCAGGGCGGCGGGCGGGGTCTACCAGTTTCGGCACGCCCGGCTGCGCGACTACCTCGCAGGGCGTGGGAACCGCTCGACGCGACCAGTGTCCGAAAGGCGGCCGGCGTGA
- a CDS encoding peptidoglycan-binding protein, producing the protein MIGKKFAIKAGLTTALAAVAAVASTGSAHAAVGAGWVGWGETNNSHAVWCVQKLIDDSPSPGYATTDGAFGQQTYTAIQKFQRWAGLPADGVVGPSTGDALLLDFSDYYDNYCYHYLPTTY; encoded by the coding sequence ATGATCGGAAAGAAGTTCGCCATCAAGGCCGGGCTCACCACAGCCCTGGCCGCCGTGGCCGCCGTGGCGTCCACCGGGTCCGCCCACGCCGCTGTGGGCGCCGGCTGGGTGGGCTGGGGAGAGACGAACAACTCCCACGCCGTCTGGTGCGTCCAGAAGCTGATCGACGACTCGCCCTCGCCCGGGTACGCCACCACTGACGGCGCGTTCGGCCAGCAGACCTACACCGCCATCCAGAAATTCCAGCGCTGGGCAGGCCTGCCGGCAGACGGCGTCGTCGGCCCCTCGACCGGCGACGCGCTCCTGCTCGACTTCAGCGACTACTACGACAACTACTGCTACCACTACCTGCCCACCACGTACTAG
- a CDS encoding YbaB/EbfC family nucleoid-associated protein has translation MTAPRRDTRLIQQQAGELDTTLAATRHTARSGDQLVTAVVTGQGKLLDLQIEDRALHGAHAQRLGLSIVEAVRGARAAASASALPQLNALFGKPPPPPPVPLATSQHRPAEPPPAAAAGAPARREAAPPDEESFEELDFLTDEPEPGGARW, from the coding sequence ATGACCGCACCACGGCGGGATACGCGGCTGATACAGCAGCAGGCCGGCGAGCTGGACACGACGCTGGCCGCGACCCGGCACACCGCCCGCTCGGGCGACCAGCTGGTGACGGCCGTCGTCACAGGTCAGGGAAAGCTGCTCGACCTGCAGATCGAAGACCGGGCTCTACACGGCGCCCATGCGCAGAGGCTCGGGCTGAGCATCGTCGAAGCCGTCCGCGGCGCCCGCGCCGCCGCCAGCGCCTCAGCGCTGCCGCAGCTGAACGCCCTGTTCGGCAAGCCACCGCCACCACCGCCGGTCCCCCTCGCCACGTCCCAGCACCGACCAGCCGAACCACCGCCCGCCGCTGCCGCGGGTGCGCCGGCCCGGCGTGAGGCTGCGCCGCCGGACGAGGAGAGCTTCGAGGAGCTGGACTTCCTGACCGACGAGCCCGAGCCAGGAGGCGCACGCTGGTGA
- a CDS encoding Lsr2 family protein, with the protein MAQKVLVKMLDDLDGSPATHTVPFGLDGISYEIDLSDDNAAALRDELARFIAAGRKTGGRKVRVATGQSTAGTADRERSRAIRAWASENGYEVSERGRLSSEIVTAYDEAQRQAAEPAPTRKRAPRRKVAAAKK; encoded by the coding sequence ATGGCCCAAAAGGTCCTCGTCAAGATGCTGGACGACCTCGACGGCAGCCCCGCGACCCACACCGTTCCGTTCGGTCTCGACGGCATCAGCTACGAGATCGACCTGTCCGACGACAACGCCGCCGCGCTGCGCGACGAGCTCGCCCGCTTCATCGCGGCCGGCCGCAAGACGGGCGGCCGCAAGGTGCGCGTCGCAACCGGCCAGTCCACAGCCGGCACCGCCGACCGCGAGCGTTCGCGCGCGATCCGCGCCTGGGCCAGCGAGAACGGCTACGAGGTCTCCGAACGGGGCCGTCTCTCCTCCGAGATCGTCACCGCCTACGACGAAGCACAGCGGCAGGCCGCAGAACCGGCCCCGACCCGGAAGCGCGCACCGCGCAGAAAGGTCGCCGCCGCGAAAAAGTAG